The DNA segment GATTTCCACGGGAAACTGAATGCCATCCTAATTCTTCGCGGAATAATCGTGAGTGCAAGTTTGTTTGCCTCCGCGTTCACCAGCCGTCTATGTCCGCCTAATGGTACCTGGTAACTGCGAAGGATTCGTGCAATGTCTTTCATCGCTCGACTTTAATCGCGGAGAGCACAGTTTATTCATTTCGCTGCTTAAATACCGTATTGCGAGACAACGGTGGCGGGTCATCGAAACACTTTAACGAGTAACACAAAGATCGTTAAATATCGTTCCTTCTGTTATTCTTTTACCaatagaaaaatatattatcgcGCGACAAATGTAATCGATGCCTCGGGCTTCGGTTCGATTCAGAGTAAAGCGTTAATAACAAAGATATACCCGGTGGATGGATACGAAAGATCGATACCGGAAGCAGAATGCAGCCAGCGTCCGTTTCAACGGGCGCATAATTTCTTTAGAATCCGCTTATCCCGGCTGCTAAAAACTATAAACCAGAAACACATGTCGACACAGCGGGCGCGGGTGGGTTTCGGGCGGTTTTAGTGGGGGCTGGGGGTGGCTGCGCTGGTTAACCAGGCTGTGAAGCTGGAGGCAGCCGAAAGCTAGAGGCGGATGTCGCGCCGGGGCAAAGTTAAATTAAATCACGGGCGAAGGTAGCTAATATTGTAGTTTATCTGGCGGGACATTAGCGCGGTGAAATATGCGCCTCCTTCGCCTCGAACTTAAAATCAAGATCCACCGAAGTTCGCGGAGCTCGTTCCACTCGCGCCGTCTCTCTCGCCAACGTTCCGTCCCAGCCGCGTGTCTCGTCCTCTCTGTCTCGCGAGCACCGGCCCCGTTCCTTCCTGCTAAGTCGCGCATGAAAATACTAATTATTATACCGATTATTAATACGAAAAGTTCCGTGCCGCTGTGCCCCGTGCTGTTAAGCTCCAACGGGATGCGCAACGACGACgccccgccgccgccgccgccgccgcgagtTTCTTGAGAGACGCAGGCATCCGGATTACGCTTATGCTCCATCTAAACGAGGAAAACTAGGCCCCCGTCCACGCGAACGACTCCGCGGATCTGCAGTCGCGTGTACGCGCGATAAAACGGGAATTTGTAGAGCAGGAAAGGGGGTGGCCGAAGGGAGGAGCGATCTTCTTCGCTCCGATACGATTTTGGAGCGCAAGGATGGTTCCTTGTCATGGAAAATTTGATTGCACCCTGGTATGAAAGAGTCGAGCGAGCGTTTCGATGGAATCTTTGATCTGTTCTGAAGAGTACCTTTATTGCGATAGGATGTTATGAAAAATATAGATCTCTATACTAAAAATAGCTACTCAAAttgttcgttttaagaagttcatGCCAAAGTAGCCTTTTGATTCTTTACCACATCTTCCATGAAATTATCGTTCCTCGCAAACCTAGCGTAGCTGCGTGAAACATCGGGATTAGTCAAAGTAAACGTGAAAATGTTTGAAAGtatacttacattcttctgtatttCTCTTTCTCGATGGCGGATAGAGAGGGGTGAGTGGATTTAACGGACTCGATTAAATGAGTCTGAACAACCTTGATGTCCTCCGCCTCGATCTTCCCGTCCTGAAATCAAGGTTGAAAAGACGACGCTATTAATTGGTAGGTTAAGCGAGGAACAGGCTGTACGTCTATCTATAGGCATTATCGCTTATCAGTGAGACGCGTTTCGAGAGGAACGCGTCGCGCTCAGGAAACTCGCGCGCTAATTAGACGTACAGTTTGGATATTCGTGTTCTTCCGGTAGGTAAGTGGCGGCGCAACTTCGTTTTCTCCGTAGGAAGTTAATTAATGGCCTTGCCACCTTCGCCGTATCGCGCGCCAAACATTCAGCGTTTATAATGATTGTACAACGCTTAGCACTAAACGAAATTACATAATAATATAACAAAAGTTTAATAAAAACGAACGTTACGCGCATTAATCAATATCACATCGTAAAATAATAAAGTGAAACGTATACAAAGCATCATTTGCGTATATCATAATTGATTTGGCTACGTGAGACACCCTCTTGGCGTGGCGTCAAAGGAGATCGTCTGATGGTTCGATCGTCGAGATCCTTCGTCCAGGAAACAGGATGGCAAGCGTGGGGTCGGGATGTGGGAAGACGGGTGTCTGCCTTTCGATTTTACAGGACTGCTGCAGGCCCTAAACCGTGTATCATTATAACGCATAAGATAATAACCCCCTCGACGTTCAGCGAGGCGTAGGCCAGGATGAAGTGGAGCGAGATGGGGGATAGCTGGTGCTCTCGGCAGCGTACGCTAATAAACCTGGTCTACGTTTCCTCAGTTATATCGCACCGTACCTACCCACCTAGGCTAGCTcgacactctatgtacataggACACGagggcagagagaaagagagagggagagagaaagagagtgagagggaGATGGTAGGTAGAAGGAAGAGGAGGAGTATACACCTAACGATATTATCATCATTACGCAGTATCTTACTTCGGAAGCCTCCCTACAAATGATTCTCAGCCGGAGTCGCGCTAAAATGCTTTTCATTATTGCGGGGGAAAGATACGACGGGGCGCGCAACAAAACGGGACGCGATCGTTAAGGACAGAGGAGGCGCACTTCGAGCCACGGAATACGCAGTCCGTTTTCGTTTCTTCCCGCGATGTGTTTCGGACAATAGAGAGTGAAAAAACGTGTGCAACGATGTTGGTAATGATTACTTACGGAAGCGTTTGCAACGGCGTCTTCGTAAGCCGATAACCGGGCCTGCGTTACCACAGCGTTCAAGTCTGCGCCGGTGAATCCCGATGTGAGGCTCGCTAGTTCTTTCAGATTCAATTCCGTCGTGTCTACGTTCTGGGTTTTGCATTGAGCGGACAAAATTTCCTCTCTGTCCGTCTGTCATTCGGACAACGGTTTTAATTAGCACAGAATTGCAAATTGTATCGTTTGAAAAACGTGTATACCTCATCTGGAAGTGGACAGTATAACGCTTTATCGAGACGTCCAGGTCTCAACAGTGCCGGGTCCAACAAATCTGGCCTCGAAGACGCTGCCACGACCGCGACACCTTCCCTGTCCTCGACTCCGTCCATTTGTGTTAATAATTGGTTTACTACTCTATCGGTAACTCCGGTGCTATCGTGACCTCgtctaaaataaattacaatcgaCGCGTTAAATAGTTTCAGAATTGATtatgaaagagaaaaaaaattagaGTTACAAAACTGAGTTCGTGATTAACTTACCTAGGTGCAAGACTGTCGAATTCATCGAAGAACAGAACACACGGTTTGGCACGAAGAGCTCTGCAAATTTCAATGTTAATTGTAAGATGATCTCCATTAATCTAATATCTAATTAAATAATCGCACCTTTCGAATACATTCCTGACAGACTCCTCGCTAACACCAATGTATTTGGACAGCAATTCGGGACCCTAGAAAAGCCATTTTTAAATCGAATCACCAATTGAGTCGAATAGAAGtacgaaaagaaagaaaatcctCATACTTTGACGCTAATTAAATTAACACCGCACTCGTTAGCGATCGCTTTGGCGAGCATCGTTTTCCCCGTTCCAGGCATGCCGTACAACAGAACGCCATTCTGCAGTTTAATTGGCGCGTTCTTGAATAGCTCGGGGTATTTCAGCGGCCACTGTAATATTTCCACCAAGGATCTCTTTACTTCGGCCAGGCCACCAATGTCTGACCAAACGTGACCCGCGCCTTTGTACAGTTGCACGCCTTGCAGAGACATTGGGGTGCAATTCTGCAAAGCGCTCGCCACATCCTCTTCCGCGACCACAACAGGCAACTCAGACCTCCCTTTTTCATTGAAAATCAAAATCACTCGCATTTATTTAACAATTCTAATTAGCAAACGAGATCTAATCCTTTGATTGCGAAACTACCCTATCAGTGCGACCAAAGAAATCCACTTAATTTTTAATATCAAGTTAACAATGTAATATCAATGAAGAGGATGCGATGGAATACAAGTTTTGCTACAATTAGTTGCGATATATTTTAATTTAGTGTTTCTTGCGAGCGGGGTAGTAATTACGATAGATTTTGTTACCGTGACGCTTCCAAGCGGCAAACACAGCTTTCTCAGCCATATCCACGAGGTCCTGAACCATCCATCCCTCAGTCTTGTTTCCATAGTAATCCCAATTCACGTCTCCGGGCACGTACAACTTGTCCCCAAGCATTAATTGCAAAATATCGATTCTATCTGCCTGATTAGAGAGGACCGGTTATACAGTACATGAAAATGCTAATTGCGACGTAACTTATCCAACGCGAGGAGGATTTAACTATCGAACCGCGCGGTACTTAATTACTATGCAAGAATTAAAATACCAAAATAACGAGGAGAAATTAAAAAGCAGAATTTTTTATTAACAAAAGTGCGATTGTTCTGATACCTTTTCGAGATTAGGAATCGACACGACAGTCCTGAAAAAATGGCAACCCCTAGCCGGCCTTAACTTTTGGCCTATCCTGTTAACACTCGTGCACGTGGCAACTACCGAAACCTGATAATTCTCCTGGCACTGTGTCACTGTGTTAACCAATATATCTGTAATCCTAACAGCAGAAAATTTTGTACGAACAATCTCTTATTTTCATTAaaacgaaaataaaaaaaaaatacctaGCAGCATTTATGGCGTCCGGAGTATTCTCTTCGTCGTTCATCGACGCATTCGTGATGGACTCTAGATCATCCAAGAACAGCACCGATGGCTGATAATAAATGCATTCGATTAGAGAGGTCGTGATGATTTTCTGCATCATTTCAGCCTTCTTTCCTAAACAAATTGATGATAATAACTTATTTGAGGGAAATTATGAGATTATCCGAGAGGTTCCAAGTTAATTACCTTTTAGAGACCTACAGTCGAGCATGTGTGTGTGCACGAAATTAGGCGAACTCCGCAAGTGATTTATAAGCATTTCGCAAGTCGTTGTCTTGCCTGAACCAATCTCACCGGAGATTAAAATATTTTCGCGGTCGTACTCGAAAGGCAATTGCGTGTGCAGGCCTAGACTAAGATCTAACGCGAGGCGACATTCGGTTAAAATGTGATCTAAGTGTCTGGAAAGAACGATGTGTTTGTTTCAGTAAAAGAATCGTCGAAGAATGCAAACATACTAAAATTTTCTACGCTAaacagttaaaaaaaaaaagaaaagtaacgATACCTCGTAGATATCTTTTCTAAGCGTCGATGTTCCTCGTTCGATTCCTCGAACAGTCGCAAATCGCTCTCTTCTTCCACCGATCTAGCGTGGATCCTCACGTCCTTCAAATCAGCCTCGTCGAGCATGGCGAACGAACATTTCTCTGGCGAAATCTTCGTGATACAACGACTTCCATTGTCCGTAGTAATAACAGCGCAAGAATTGATCCACAATTCCTTATGAACGGAATGCATCTTAACGTAATCCTTGAAATCTTCCGCGGACACGGAGCCCCTCCACGAGAATACTTCGATGGCAGTGGGCAGACATTTCTCGAAACTATCTGCCATCCACAGGCTGACTTTCGCGCCGGTTTTTAAGCTTAAACTAATTCTCAAACTATCCGATACGTATATACTCGGATGACTGTAATTAACGTTAAAATAACTGTTGTCCAATACGGAGGACCTCTCCAGCACGTTCTCCAGTACGTACAATTTTACTGTTAATTCCATTGAAAGCTTTGGCACGGACGATTCGTCTTTTCTAAGGAAACTAGTCTTAGTTCCGTTTACGTATTGCTTCTCTTCTGGGATTTTTCGTACACGACAAACCGCAAAATCGACGGAGAACTTCGGGGCTTGATTTCTCGGTACGAACACGTGATAAGGGCAGCGCGCAATCTCATCAAATTTGTTCCCTTGGCTCGCGTTCATTACGGGCATCGGATGGACGCGATATATCATGGGTTTTTTTCTGTTTCGAAAACTTTGCAAAAGCTCGCGGTTCCTGACCGCTTGGGTCTCCCGTGCAGCGTTCTGATCGGTTGCGATTGGATTCAGCCTTTTCAAAGCTGAAATCAAATTGTCCGCAACGCCGGAGGACTTGTTCCTATCATCTTGCATGGAATTGCTTCTCGTATTCGCTACTGTATCTGCAACGTGCACTTCTGATAATTGCTCCAGTTTTCCGTACCTGACGGCTGGTTCAAGCGACTCTGTGGAAGGACAGAGTGTTTCGTTTCTCCACTTTAGTATTTCAAATTCGTAATTTAAAACTTTACTTTtttacccgtggcgccatctctgtgaaaagtgctcaaactgttcgcacagcgttatcgacagcgaagtgaactacttaccgactggtggcgccatctataCGCAAAGTGCTGAACTAATTGAGTATTAGTTTCAACCTTCTGCgcggagatggcgccactagtcggtaagtagttcacttcgctgttgataacgctgtgcgaacagtttgagcacttttcgcagagatggcgccacgggtaaaAAAAATAAAGTTTTAAATTGCGAATTGAACTACGAAACTCTTAGTTTTTACCTTATTTGAATTTTTAGACGATATATCAGCTCGTAAAACTTATTCTGGAGATAACGAGGATACGTTTGACACTTACCTACGATTAGTGTCACCGAAGAAAATTTGGAAACCCACGCAATGATCGGCTGTCTCTCGGCCACCACTCGAATTTGATTCAGCAGAGTCGACTGCACCTTTTCCATTTGCAATTCCTGCAAAAATTATTACACTTTGAACTGTTCAATATAACGAGTTTTGTTCTTACGACTTACCAAAATTTCTCTATCATTCGCAGTCAAAGGTAAGACATTAATTTGTGTTAGAAGTGGAACATCTTTCACGGAAGACACGAAGACTTCATCCCCTTCATCGATGTTCAAACTTCTTGCAAATGTTGTACCAATGCACAAAGTTTCGTTGAGATTTGGTCTCACGTAACAAGATACGTAATACGTCTTGCGTTTGTACATTATTTCGATTACATTTTCCTGGAATTCATAATATTTGAAAATTAGAGGGAGCATCTTTATCAACGCAGAAACAAAACAGCACAGCTAAACTAGTTATCAACATTCACAATTCTTTCTCACGAACGTCGCAACGTTTTAATTGTTCGTTCTAATAAACAGCGATAACATTTAACGTTATAACGATATCCATTAAGAAAAGAATTTTCTTCTCGACCTaggaattgaagaaaatatcaaCCTCGACATCTGGTGAGACAACAAAATATCATCCCGTTCGAAATCAGCTGGTTGCTTTTCAATTGGTGTATCAGATTTTCTATCTATTGCTATACATGATACGTGTCATACGCATCTCTAGTTCGTTGCACGAAGTACGTTAGTTACGAAAATACCAACCTTAGTCTCCAATTTACGTGTCCAGGTATCTGACAAGTAGACAAAACAGTTGTTCACTGTTATATACTTAACTACAAAACGTTCACTTTGCATTCCTTGGCCGCCTGTATTATTCTAGACCAATGAGACCGAATTTCGGAGTAGAACACGCGACGATGCACCTGTATGCGGAGGATATATAATAAGTAGCCGGTACGTGACAAATTCTCACAAAGTTCAAACGAAAGTCATGTTTAAAATTGTTAGGTTAACAAACACCGACTAAAGTAAATGCCGTTCACGATCTTCTGATTGCACAATCAATCGTTCAGATTCGTAGCTCGAACAAGCATGCTTGGTATTTTCCTTTTCATCGACAAACTGAACCAGGTCAAAGGTTAACCGTTTGTTGAAAATATATATCATATTCGAGTGTTATTCACGTGAGAATATTCGTTGACGATATAGAGGTGTGATGTTCAACGGACTAAGTAATGGGAATTACTCTTTACAGTATATATATTTCCACCTATGTGTACGTTGGTATTATCATAAAAAATAACGTTTGTATCTAACCGCGAATGAAATGCGTGAAATCAGTTGATGAATCGGTATTATCTTTTGCTTAAATTTCGGTGATCTATTGATTCGAACGATCTACTAATAAATCATATTTCTAATGTTAGAAATAACTCAAGATTCGAGTTTCATTGTACAGGCAAAGTAGAAGTTAATACGTGGTCGCTTAAAGTATAAAAACCGATACGTTTTTGAACGAATAGGGAAGTATTCAATTGGAAATTTTGTCTATAGGCGGCGCTCGTGCTTGTTTCCACATTTCTGGTTGGTTTACACAACGCGTAGCGGACCAATCGGAGAAAGCGCTAACAGTAACTGTGATATTTTAAACAGCGTCAACTTCAGTTGCCCTGGTGAGACGAATGGGCACTATAACGACGTATTAGTTGGACAAGAATTTCataaatgaaacatattatcgAACCAGAGCACATCAAACCGTAATTCGCATTCGCAGGTGAGTTAGAACTCGTTCGCTGTGAAATAATAACTTTCTGCAAATATCTCGTCTTTACTTCATGAAAATCTCTAGCTGTTTCGAGTTGTTTTCACAATAGTTACTCTTTGTGGCAGTCGTGACTAATTTAACGTTTCCATCTATTTTGTTACATGCTTCTCCTTAAAAACTATTTCCAAGGATCGCGTCTACGACTTCAAATAGCTGTAAAAGTGGTGTTCTCGTATTTTATTTAATGGAGTATCCTTAGCGTAGGTTCCCGCGTTTTTCCTATCGTGAATGTACCGGTCCGTAAGTCAAGTCGAGGAATAAAATCCGGGTGGAAAAAATACGGGCAAATTTCCCAATTTATCACAGAAAGTGGCTTCGATTTTTGAACAAATCGATCGACTgttaaatgaaatactacaaaatTACACTTAGATGCAAATACCCGAAGAAATGAAGTGAATTATTGAATCTGAAAATATCGCTTTTCTCGTATACGCTTAGCCACGTATGTTTTAACCTGTAGATCAACAATATAATTGTTTACACACGGACTTGTCTTCCGCTCGTTTCAGTTGAAAGGaaaacaatattaatttcacGTTTAATATGTTAACATACTTATGTAAAACAGAATTCTGTGAGAAAGATTATTACTTTACTCTTGCATTCTAACATGATAGTTTAATACTAACAGGAACAACCAAATTTGTCAAATTGACTGACGTtcagaatttttattaaattgctTTTTTGAAATATACTGGAAATACTTTTGCGTTAAGATAAAAATGTGACTTTGCGGGCCAATTTACTTTCCATCAATTGCTCTAttgtaatatatatacataaatgtAATGATTTATATAAAGCAATGAActaaaaataaatttttctgAACATGAATTTGTACCATTATTGAATGTATGATTAATTGATATTTCTTTGTTTTATAGAGAAAGACCACATTTCtgaatattaaacatttttgtGAGCATGGCACCATCAAAAGTTTTAAATGCACAAAACAAACAAACCGCTATCAACGTAGCAGCAGGAAGAAAGAGAATAACAACAAGAAGTCAAAATTCTGCATTAAACAATGCACTTAAGCCACCTGTTGTTGGTAAAGATCCTCGTATAAAAAGAAAAGCAGAAGCATCCCCGCCAAAAGAAAAGACAACTAAAAGATctgcgctaggaaatatcactAATGTATGTAATATAGCCATTTTTATTTAGTATTTTATCACTTCTTATTCAAGGTTGTTATACTTGTTCACTAAAAAAAACATTAAAATTAACAGGCAATTGGAAAGTCATTGGCAACGCATCAGACACAAGAACCAAAGAAACCAGTGAAGAAGACAACTACTACAGAAATAAAACCTTTCACTCAGACAAGTTCTATTCGAACACTTGAAAAAGCTGTAACTAAACCAGAGGTAGTACCACAGAAACCAAAGCCAGTGCCTCGTGTGAAACCGGTAAAAAAAGATGATGAGAAAGCTGAAATACCTAGTAAAATTGTAAATGTTAGACGTAGTTTAGATTTAGAAAAATCAGATGACAGTTCTTTGTATGTAAGTGCATTAGAAGATGTGGGTGATGACTGCTTAAAAAAGTCGAGAAGAAGCAATATTCAGGTAAATAATCTTATCTATATAGAGTGATTCACTATCCGTGtgagaaatttttacagctgatactacacctcaaaaatttgtcacacgagtagtAAATCATCCTGTGTAACAGTAACATACCAATTGCTCTTATTCCCTTCTAAATATTTCATTAAATATGTATGTTTAAATAGTCTGAAGAAATCGAGAAAACAGAGAAGGAAATTGTGGTATGTGAACTCCAAGTACCTGCAAAAAGCGATGAAAAATCAAGTGTAGCTCAGTTAGACGCAGCTCCTAACAGAATATTACCGGAAGGAGTCCAGTGGGATTTTGATGCAGAAAATTGGTTAGATCCATTCCAAGTCTCTCACTATGCCATGGATATCTTCAATTATTTAAAAGACAGAGAACGTTTATTCCCCATCGGAGATTATATGGGGAAACAGGTGTGCCTATCGCGGTGGATGAGAGCCTTGTTAGTCGACTGGATGGTAGAGGTTCAAGAATCCTTTGAGTTGAATCATGAAACTTTGTATTTGGCTGTGAAACTAGTTGACCTATATTTAACAAAAGTAACTGTTGGAAAAGAAACATTACAATTGTTAGGCGCTGCTAGccttttcatagcaagtaaatacgacgttagTATCGACAACGTTAAACAACCGATTTAGATTTATTAGAAGGTCTCATGAAACTTATGGATAATTGTTATTCTTATAGGAAAGAATACCTCCAATGGTTGAAGATTTTTTGTATATATGTGACGGTGCTTACACGCAGAGAGAATTAATTAGAATGGAAATGAGCGTTTTAAAAGTAGTCGACTTCGATCTTGGTATACCTCTTTCTTATAGATTTCTCAGACGATATGCAAGAGTGAGTTATTCTTAACTTGTTacttttcaatattttttttattctctgTAACAACAAATCGTAATGTGTTTCCTTTCTCCAAACAGTGTGCAAAAGTGTCAATGCCTACGTTAACATTAGCTAGATATATTTTGGAGTATTCATTGATGGATTATGCGACAATAATGTTCAGTGATAGCAAAATGGCTGCAGCTGCACTTTTACTTGCATTACAAATGAAAGATTTGGGAGGATGGACCCCAACCCTAGAATATTATAGTGGTTATAAAGTTGACGACATAAGAGATATAGTAAATATTTTAAACCAAGGCTTACATCGGAAACATAAAGAAGTTCTAACCACTGTACGGAATAAGTATAGCCACAAGTAAGTACATGAATACATGTATCGTTCACCACTCTTCTcacaaagttataatgcttcaaaaTGTATAAACTTATTTTTGTCATGATTTTCTAGTCAAATTATTGTTGTAGCACAAATAAGCaatataaaatttgaaaagTTTTTTCCCACTAAATAAAATTacttattttcttttttgttgCACATAAACGAAAATTTTGAAATTAAATCCTACATATTGACAACCGTACATATTGACTTTCGATCATCTTTTATGCATGGATGAAATGGTGTAATATCGGAACTTATACACATTTTATTTTCAGGATATTTTTTGAAGTAGCAAAGCTGCCATTAAAAGATAGTTTAGATATATAAATTAAGTAAGACAAAAAAGTTAGGTAATTAATTATAACTATAGTTGACAATAATATACAGGATTGTTTAATTATTGATAGGTAGCCTGTAATAAAATGTGTAAAAAATTAAGGTCGCCGAGCGTTAACTTATAAATGTAAATCAGGGAAAATGAAATCAcacaataagaaaattattaattattcaagAACTATAACAAAATTAAATGACCATAAAGCTCTACTTGAACTTTATACGTAtcaaaattatatttttctctcttttttttattattatttatatatacaatATTGATAATTTCGTATTATTCTGTAATCTCAGTATTTAtaagttattttttctttttttttttttttttttttgttgaaaaatttattttaacgcCACGCTTTTATACTCTAGCAATTCTGATAAAAGGaagaattaatattttcaaaacaTTTTTATGCATATAGAGATTGCAGCAAATCTTTCACTTTTctactttttcttcttttttttttttgtaattatatataatactatACTGTACGCAAAGTCTGTAACTTAGATTCAATTGgtacgtatatacatatattaataaataatacGGCATTCATATTTTAATGAGCCGTATAGAGGATGTGGCGTATTGTTATGCATTGTTGTTGCATTTTATAGACTGATGATAAATTGTATGCTCCTAAGTATAGTCATAAAATACCCACGAATGTAACGTTATTTTACTCATCACGCAGTATAaaatcaacagtataaaaaaagAGATTATTTCCTTGTTTTTACAATACAatgaaattttaaatataatttttataaatacaaattgcataaaattaataaattagaatatatatatacaattcaTAAAGGAAGTAATTTCTCCTATTATATATGAAATTATATTTGCTACTTTAATTAATTACATGCGTAATGTGAGTATAACGAAAAGATGTATTCTTTCGTCAGACCTTACTGTGTCATAGTTACTATTTTTGCTATGCTTACTAATAAACATGGCAAactctttttttttacaaatacCACCTGTGATATAAATATATTCAGAACTTTGATAGAATCAAATAAAAATTTTGTCACATAATATTTATACAGTTTATATGCTAACAACCATAAAGTATCGAGGATTCTTCTtgaaaagtatatatatatgtaagaaATTGAAAGGGTAATTGTACATACTGATCACAATTATCAATGTGTACATATTTCTAAAAATTATTAAGTCAAATTTAAGGTGATTTGTTATGTAATGAAAATTTACCATACAAgtaggaatattatataattcTAAGACTCGTCGAAATATTAGGTGGTGTACATAATatcattataatatatttttttactgGCAGTCAATGTACactgttattgtaattttacctaTTATTTTGTAAGATGTGTGCATGTGTATCATTGTAAACGAGATGTAATTTAATAAAATCAAATGATTTTTACTTTTTTGTACATATTTAACGTTCATATGTTCTTTCACCACTACTTAACCCTGtcaatatacatatacgatcTCAAAGAGTTAATATCGCTCTCTAATAGAAAATTGTATTGCACAAACAGCTTCAGAAAATGAAATAACatcaaatttttaatattttattataaacttcgatttttttatatttacaacTTTCATAAATAAACAATGCATACTTTCAATCATGACGAGAACCAGGTACAATAAATTATGATTTATATTTTGTTCAATACAATATAGCAGTTCAATACATATAGCAGGTATCCAAGATGTTTTCAATAAGTCCGACACACCTCACGACTCTGTACTGAGCGACACGAACTTTTTTGGATATctgatatatatatgtacactaTTAATACTTAATTTAAATATTGTTGTTTTATATTCAATGTTTATAACATGCAATAATTTGTTTTTCTACTTTTTTTGTATTGAACGTCTAGCAAATTAAGATTTATAGTTAAAGAAATAAAAGCAAAACAAATATGACTACTCATTTTTCAAATACCTCATATTTTAAACGATTTTCTCTATTACATTTAAGTAATTTATATATGTAGACAAAATACtacaaataaattataataaatttacTTTCTTAATTCTCCGTTTTCATTGGTAACAATATACGTAATAATGAAAGGAATAATTACGTAAT comes from the Xylocopa sonorina isolate GNS202 chromosome 1, iyXylSono1_principal, whole genome shotgun sequence genome and includes:
- the Pex1 gene encoding peroxisomal biogenesis factor 1 isoform X1; translation: MQSERFVVKYITVNNCFVYLSDTWTRKLETKENVIEIMYKRKTYYVSCYVRPNLNETLCIGTTFARSLNIDEGDEVFVSSVKDVPLLTQINVLPLTANDREILELQMEKVQSTLLNQIRVVAERQPIIAWVSKFSSVTLIVESLEPAVRYGKLEQLSEVHVADTVANTRSNSMQDDRNKSSGVADNLISALKRLNPIATDQNAARETQAVRNRELLQSFRNRKKPMIYRVHPMPVMNASQGNKFDEIARCPYHVFVPRNQAPKFSVDFAVCRVRKIPEEKQYVNGTKTSFLRKDESSVPKLSMELTVKLYVLENVLERSSVLDNSYFNVNYSHPSIYVSDSLRISLSLKTGAKVSLWMADSFEKCLPTAIEVFSWRGSVSAEDFKDYVKMHSVHKELWINSCAVITTDNGSRCITKISPEKCSFAMLDEADLKDVRIHARSVEEESDLRLFEESNEEHRRLEKISTRHLDHILTECRLALDLSLGLHTQLPFEYDRENILISGEIGSGKTTTCEMLINHLRSSPNFVHTHMLDCRSLKGKKAEMMQKIITTSLIECIYYQPSVLFLDDLESITNASMNDEENTPDAINAARITDILVNTVTQCQENYQVSVVATCTSVNRIGQKLRPARGCHFFRTVVSIPNLEKADRIDILQLMLGDKLYVPGDVNWDYYGNKTEGWMVQDLVDMAEKAVFAAWKRHGRSELPVVVAEEDVASALQNCTPMSLQGVQLYKGAGHVWSDIGGLAEVKRSLVEILQWPLKYPELFKNAPIKLQNGVLLYGMPGTGKTMLAKAIANECGVNLISVKGPELLSKYIGVSEESVRNVFERALRAKPCVLFFDEFDSLAPRRGHDSTGVTDRVVNQLLTQMDGVEDREGVAVVAASSRPDLLDPALLRPGRLDKALYCPLPDETDREEILSAQCKTQNVDTTELNLKELASLTSGFTGADLNAVVTQARLSAYEDAVANASDGKIEAEDIKVVQTHLIESVKSTHPSLSAIEKEKYRRIYARFARNDNFMEDVVKNQKATLA
- the Pex1 gene encoding peroxisomal biogenesis factor 1 isoform X2 codes for the protein MYKRKTYYVSCYVRPNLNETLCIGTTFARSLNIDEGDEVFVSSVKDVPLLTQINVLPLTANDREILELQMEKVQSTLLNQIRVVAERQPIIAWVSKFSSVTLIVESLEPAVRYGKLEQLSEVHVADTVANTRSNSMQDDRNKSSGVADNLISALKRLNPIATDQNAARETQAVRNRELLQSFRNRKKPMIYRVHPMPVMNASQGNKFDEIARCPYHVFVPRNQAPKFSVDFAVCRVRKIPEEKQYVNGTKTSFLRKDESSVPKLSMELTVKLYVLENVLERSSVLDNSYFNVNYSHPSIYVSDSLRISLSLKTGAKVSLWMADSFEKCLPTAIEVFSWRGSVSAEDFKDYVKMHSVHKELWINSCAVITTDNGSRCITKISPEKCSFAMLDEADLKDVRIHARSVEEESDLRLFEESNEEHRRLEKISTRHLDHILTECRLALDLSLGLHTQLPFEYDRENILISGEIGSGKTTTCEMLINHLRSSPNFVHTHMLDCRSLKGKKAEMMQKIITTSLIECIYYQPSVLFLDDLESITNASMNDEENTPDAINAARITDILVNTVTQCQENYQVSVVATCTSVNRIGQKLRPARGCHFFRTVVSIPNLEKADRIDILQLMLGDKLYVPGDVNWDYYGNKTEGWMVQDLVDMAEKAVFAAWKRHGRSELPVVVAEEDVASALQNCTPMSLQGVQLYKGAGHVWSDIGGLAEVKRSLVEILQWPLKYPELFKNAPIKLQNGVLLYGMPGTGKTMLAKAIANECGVNLISVKGPELLSKYIGVSEESVRNVFERALRAKPCVLFFDEFDSLAPRRGHDSTGVTDRVVNQLLTQMDGVEDREGVAVVAASSRPDLLDPALLRPGRLDKALYCPLPDETDREEILSAQCKTQNVDTTELNLKELASLTSGFTGADLNAVVTQARLSAYEDAVANASDGKIEAEDIKVVQTHLIESVKSTHPSLSAIEKEKYRRIYARFARNDNFMEDVVKNQKATLA